The Diabrotica undecimpunctata isolate CICGRU chromosome 3, icDiaUnde3, whole genome shotgun sequence genome includes the window TCAAATGACCTGCttcactaaactgtttaaaacaaatttcacatctGAATGGTTTCTCACCAGTATGCtttctcaaatgtattttcaatggAGTTGATCCACTAcactgttttaaacaaatttcacacttgtaaggtttttcttcaGCGTGCATTGCCAAATGTGATTTTAATAATCTTGTTGTAGTAAACTGCTTTAAgcaaattttacacttgtaaggTGTTTCTCCAGTGTGTCTtcttaaatggatttttaaatCACTTATAGTAACAAACTCTCttaaacaagtttcacacttgtaaggtttttctccagtgtgcctTCTTAAATGAATTTTTACCAAACATTTTTgagaaaattgcttaaaacaaatctcacacttgtacggtttttctccagtgtgtactctcaaatgaTTTCTTAAACTAGTTGCGaaactaaactgcttaaaacaaacttcacatgtgtaaggtttttcgccagtgtgcactctcaaatgtgtttttaaatgACTTGTggtaataaactgtttaaaacaagtttcgcacttgtaaggtctTTCTCCAGTCGACGCTAtcgtatttttatttaatgttctTCCTTCAGCATGTTCAATTAGTGTCTCCATATTTTCCATTTTGGTTTCCTCTTTCAGATAACCTAAAATACAAACcaactataatataaatatataagtataaggtaaattaaatttaaaaacaaagaaatgcaATAATAACATTAAAGCATAATAATATGTAGAATGTAGATTAATAAAAAACACCAAAAGTGTCGTAAATGATGTTTTAGCAACCTGTGTGTCTGTCTTCTATATACGTAATAGTCAGATCTTTTGTCTTTTAATGAGCACCTCAACGCATTCAATATAAgcatatcaacaacaaaaaaccggAAGTAAGTGCTACAATGACCGTGAAATTTTTAAGAGTCACCATTTTAAACCGGAATTAGGAGAATgactaaaaaaaatttctaaattgGATATGTATTGGTAGGTGGTTAGATCCATGAAATCATTTAAAATGATAAAATTATAGTGTATGATTGCTTCCAAAACGAACGAACTTTACCATATACATCGTTATGAGCATTACAATCGCCCCCAATTATAAAATGTTTTTGAATTTGTTCCAGACAATTTATCCACTCTTGTGATGATATTCGAGATCTTGGTTTAACATTATACTGAAActaagtatatttttctattggTATGTGGGATGttaacagaaatacaaatatgTTCAAATGGATTATAGTAGAAGTTAAAATTTCTTGATAAACTATGTACGACTTTAATAAAATGGGCTGCATCACCATATCTGTCATCATGATCACagcaaatattaataaaacctttgaaattataatatttttctggTTAAACTGGGTCACGGATATCAATTCAATAGCATATTTGCCTCATACTAGATGGTGTTCTTAGTAAACTACACTAGAACTGCCAAACGGCAGttcaattgtaaaatatttatttcattatcttggtctcaaaatatatatttatatgtatagaCTAAGTTTAAAGATTAGCTTAATTTActtatatttatactttttgtaaCTAAAACTTTTGTGACAATATCTATAAGATCTCTAAGATTGAATTTATTGTGCTAATCTCTAAGTCTGAGAGGGGTGGAAAAAAATCAGATCTGGCTTTAAAACATTAGTTCGCTTTGTTCATAGCAAAAATTTCACCCTGTATATGGTTTTTGAAAACTCtaataagaattttataaatttagATGAATAAGCAATTAAAAtgccatatttatttttttcctctcaagattacttaatttttaatttaaaaaaatgaaatttgacTACTAATTAAAAGTTTAGCAAAGGAACCATCCATGTAAATAATCGATCCCGATTCAAGCTGGCAAAAATCACCTCCAGTTTAAACAAATTAGTTCGTTTTGTTCATAGAAATAATTTTAATCTGTATAAGTATGTGTATAATTAGATAATTTTATAgcctaagatcccactgcaggatcactacatTCATAAAATAGGTAATCAAACTGACATTTTTACacacatttaaaattaggaataGGTTTGCAATAGAAGATACAAAAATTATAAAGCCAAAGATTTCAGTTTTGTTTGCTTACATAATATTGTACATATACCTGCCAAAAGAGGTGACTTTTTGTTAAGCTAGAAGATTGATTTTGGGAAACCAGCACTGAGCTTTGCCATTggaaaaatattcttaaatcGGAAAGATCCTGTCCTAAGTATAATAATATATAAGTAGGAAATTTCAGCTTAAATTTAAGGTCGATTGTCACCTAGACACATATTTCATATCAATCACAATTAAAACCACATACCGCTAATATGCTCAGTATTATCAAGtatatcaatattatttattaacactTTACAGGGTTTACTATTAAACCTTTGTGGTTGAATATAATTAATGATTTCCTTAATAAACTGAAGCATATATGCATACAAAAAATGTTAGCTAGTCCACACACTCCCAAAATCTTATAATAAGcattatatttttaaatcgaTATTGGGCTACCATTTTGTCAATTCCCATTAATAATGAACAGatatgtaattattattacatattataattaatatcATTTGTTTACCTTCTTCCTTTGTTGTTTGCTTTCCTTCAAATTGTGTAAATTTATGTTCATCTTGTTCTGCTTTAGTATTTACAGAGAAAACATTTGAATCTAAATGATCAAACGTCTCGTATGCACTTTCCGTCTTaggttcttccttaatttcaattttaaagacaTCCAAAGAATCATCACACGCCCCACTCTCTGTTTTTATTTTACAAGTTTTCTCGCTAGCTTCTTGTTTTATTTCcatgttaaatttaatttaatttgcaaATTTCAGTTTTATGTGATGCTTCAACCCCATACATTACATAATCAAAGTATATACCCCCTCCCCCTAGTAAGGTAACTCCCATAGAaagttttgtcacgttttgtgAGAGTTTCTAGCAATGCTAGCACTTTCTAGCACCAAATAAAATATGAACGGGCTGAAGCTGAAACCAAAGTGAAACCACAGAATACTAATCacaacaagaagcgaaagctttgtcggAACCTTTGATGTTGGGAGGACAGAAATTCAGAGTGACAGTAGCAATAAAACTATGCATTCGTACACGAAGAAAAGTAGTGAGGAAGTCGTTCAAAACTGTAGTCAAATGATAGTTACACTGAGAAATGAAGTAATCATTTTTAAGTAATCTGTtttgtatgaattttattttttctgtaaaatttaatataacttatatatcaattctgtactgataattaaaaagttgttaagtcaaaaatatcgatttgttttttttttaacaaacaaattaccGTATTGAAAGTATTTTAGTACGCTAAAAACCGATAAAAATCGATTGAATTTGagagttaatttcaaaatagagatgaaaagcagttaatttctattactttttatcgttttttttaaggttaataaaACACTTCATCACTCAAAATCTACATTTTGAGTCGACTTTTTTACTTATCAATACAGAATTATACTTTTGAAATTTCTATTAACTTTGTCTTAAGTTGCTGACtttttttgtttcctgttgaGGAATTTCTTTGAATGTGAATATCTATTAACCTCCAACACCACGATATTTTCGCTGCGCGTAAAAACTCTGCAGCTGCGGCTAGAATGACTGTATACCCCTTAGATTTCTTTCTATGCATCTGAGGTCTCTGAAACTTCTGGTTGTATTGTAGTAAATTCAACTCGCCAGGACATATCAAATTTATGGTAGGAAAGGgtaaaaagttgtaataaaacagaataataaaaatttattgtaattaatatacACGTATACCTCTTCGATTTCTCTTTATGTGCATCTGAGGTCTCTGAAACTTCTGGTTGTACAGTACTACATTCAATTCGCCTGGATATATCACATTTGTGGTAGGGAGgggtaaaaaattgtaataaaacacaataataataatagaaattttttgtaattattactaataataatgtttatttaggaagcttagattataatatagatttacaaaaaataagCATACTTAACactaaataaacatgaaaaatcactgaaatAGAGCTACCATAAAAGTAGCACCCTTTGTGTGtgatacttaaaaaatatatgtacaaaaaagcaaatatttaacaaatgtattaatATAAATAGTTACATATGCGCACTTACAAAAATACATTCATTTTAATATAGCATGTGACATAAATATGTCAATAAATTCAAGAAATATTGTAGTTGGTAAACAAAGtatatttcgatattttttatttattactattatcaATTAATCTGCTCCTCGCAGAATCGTGTTATTTTGTTTCCAATACATTGTTTAGTTTTATACTGATATCTATGTTTTTTATAActcttaatttgttttaaattctccGGTAGACAATTGTATCATTTGGGCCCTATGTAGCCAACATATTTCTGGAGTATGGATTTATTACATTTAGATAAAATTGCATTATTCCTTATATAACTAGTTTGATGCGCATGATTGCTAATGTATAATAGTATCCTTTTTTATTTCATGTATGTGTATAAGGGCTTTGTAAGAGGACAATTTACGTACAGTTAAAAATTTATTCTCATTGTATAACAGTTCGCTGtaatatcttattttttttcataaaaatttaattaaccaCTTCTGAATGTTTATAGAATGCAAGTAAATATTCCTTATTCCGCCCCATTCTAAAAGACCATCATAAGCATGGATAAACATAACCCGGAtgggaatagaatagaaatatatgctttattgtcattgaaaattTTGCAATTTTATGGACGAAGCTTACAAAGACTCGGAGGAAAAAGACAATAACAAATTGCATAATCAACCGTaggaactaataagtttaagctACTTTGGGTAATGATGACccacgggtaaagaaccatggaacTGTACATTAAGAtattgtaatttcttagttattaattaagaaactcttctactgaataaaatggtctttcagatagataggcttttgtcattttacgaaaCTTCGGGAACGATGTTGCAGATTTATGTCGTAAAGGGAGATCGTTGTAGTTTTTTtgtagaatataatatagatttgtttacGAACTGTGAACGGCatcggtaaataaacatcaaaggttgaattttcgTTTAGTAGTCACGATAAGGTCTTGCTGGAAAGACATGTAGGTATTTACGaactaagcaaacagtttctaaaatatataaagaaggaaGTAAAATCCCGTGATCTTTGAAGTAGACTCTGCAATGTGTTGTTCTTCTGAGGCCAAACAGAtactttattacttttttttatttaataatatcaaCGGATTGGGCAGCTGTACCAGAACCCCCAAAAGAAAGACcacatcgaagatgagactcgaagaaagaaaaatatgcaaTTTTGGAAGATTATAAATTGATCGCCTTCGAAAcaaatcttattgcatagcaggctgaggctagtttcttacttaacaaatcgatatgaagggaccatttaaagTTGCTGTCtcaaaaaataccaagaaattttacagaatcagcgGTACTGATCTGGCTTTTAAGAGTTGAAGAGCTCCTtgataggataatgctactgttttatccaggttaaaagaaagtaaattagagtcggaccaggtttaaGCTGAAATGTTAAATAAGGTTTTTAAAATGGAAACttttaaatacaaaaacatataaaaaacaaaacgacTCAAAACCAGAATTGGAacagtttaaaaaattatgtGACAAATTTCCTAATAAATTGTGAAATCTCAAGCACTGTTGCAGAGAAAAGTACCAAAGGCCAGAATGTATTCAAAGAAATACAAACAATTCGCTTTCACATTATACTTTTTGAACCCAAAActtaaaactttttgaaaaaaattctttatttaccAACTAAACGTTGTTTGGAAGAAATGACTGGAAACATTGTTTGTAAACCTGGATTAACTCAGACCTCTGTATTTAATGCTATCCAGTTTAAAGTTAAGACTATGTCAGAATTGGATAAACATTGTAGTATATGCATTTATGAAGTTGTGCTTAAGTCaaatctttattttcattttagttGTGATGAAATTGTTGGATTCCAAAACATGgagaaagaaaaaaatcagtCTGTAGTTGCATAAAACTGTACAGTTATTATGGAAAGAGGACTGTTTCAGAATTGGAAACAGCTAAttgcttatttttttaattaaacctgTGACGCGAACGACTTCACTAAAGTTCTCACTGAATGTGTTACCAAATTATCAGAATCTGGTTTACATGGTCACATTCTGCTAACTGATTTAGGGTCAAACTTTATAAAGCTTTCCAGAAAATTAAATGTCACTGCTTAagcttatttattaataaaacataatttaataataaaaaacataaaaaaatcttGATAGGAGCCCTCTTAACTTAATCACTATATTATTTGCTTGAGTATATTATatattgctatatatatatatatatatatatatatatatatatatatatatatatatatatatactaataataaaaaactaaccATAGATAGATAAACAGGTGTTCTACATTGAACAAAGTATGATAAAAAATTACACCAATTTTAAATACACACAACTCAGAAgtatagggatatttttataaatagacgtattttctTTACctgtaataaacttaaaaaaagtaatacaaaatttgtagtttaaattgttgtttaatatgtcagaaaccataaattgcaaaaaaacagaaaattggaacaaaaaaaaaatatattgcaaatcacgcatgtttcacataccaccataaaatgtcaaaaatacggaataaaaattagattattaagattattaaaatatccttagacttttgcgttgtgtgtatttaaacatgggataatattttcaattttctaTCCCccctttttattttgttacttttcaGATCCgcgttaaaatattttaaagaataaaataaccGTAAacgaataaataattttataacatatatatatggAAATGAATCACATGGATGTTTAAAAGGAACTTCTTTCATGACCCTAAGGTACGAGTGAGATATTTCACCTTTAGTAAATATTTCTTCAAATGAAGAACAAAAcattatttctaatttataaatatattgtacGAAGTTCTCACTTGGAGTTCTCAGTCCCCCATAATCACATTTATCAATATTGTATGCTTTAAAATGTGTCAATAACAAACTACTATctagttcttctatttcctttgaatatttaatacatatatgaCAAACATGAATATTGAGAGcctttttaattaaataaccaCATACATATTGAAAAGCATTTTGGGTTGTTAGTTTTTCTGTTCTGTAATCACAATCTGGAAGCGAAATAGCCTTCACTGGAGAGTATTGTTCACTAcaagttttttttacatttaaatccaTTAAACGTTTATCTAAATCATCTTTGCAATTCATTTTGTTAGAATGcataaaattttgacaaaatagttttttaaatgccCTCTGAAATTGTATAGGAGTTGGATTGATGGAATTTCCACCTTGTTGTCTTATACTACCAAAATAATTTTCCACGCAGTCTTGGTTAAGTCttcttgtttttaagtatttaaaatcaTGAGACTTTAAGTTATCCCAAAGCTTTTTAACACCATTCATTGTTACAATCCAACACTTTTTTGATTGCGAATGTCATGTTACATCTTTTCCCGTTTTATCTAatattttcagtttatgtacCAAATCTATCATAGAATCTAGGTAATTGATCTGAAAATCAGTTCCctcaaatacatttttaaatttgttaggaTTATTCTTATCAGtagaatttaaaatatcaaacaaattattaaatttttcaataatttctatTGTTCCCAATGCATCTGATGGAAGAATACCAAGagaaatatatgtatacataGAACTTGCAACAGTGTTACTTAAAATTTGAGATGCTAGTTTTACTCGCATTTTTTCAAAAGATGTAGGATATATATGGGAGTGTGTTAGTTTTGGTGCACACTTATAGAACTGCTTTTTATCTTCATGATAAAAAGTTTCTATAAATGACCAAGATGTTTTTTTgtcatcaaaataaaaaacattattaattaaGTTATTTCTAGTGGCTTTAATTAAATGACATGGATCAAatagataaataattttttgtccaTTGACATCAAATTCTGAGTTAGCTGGAGAAATCCCCAGTAATTTactcaattttagaaaatttgatCCCATATCAGTAACAAGACAATTCACATATAAACCTGATTGAAATAGTTTAGAAATACATTCTTTTATAATAGGAAGAAGGTGATTTGCTTCAAAGGTACTGTTTACAAAGAAATATGCTACTTGTTGTTTTCAATTTGAATATAAGCCTCGAACCATTATCACAAGTACATTTTGTGCAATTATTGATTCCTTTTTCCCATTTCCTAGATCATATAGACCAACAATCTCATCACGACctgtatcaaaaaataaattacttttaatagACACTTCATCAATACAAATACTACAGTGCTTGTCCTGATCTAACATTGTGTTCACTTTTAACTTTAGGGCATGAAATATTTGGTCATTATTCAAACCAGGTTTACAGACCaaattttcagtaattttttgaAGACTTCGTTTTGAGGGCAAATACAATATTCTTTCCATAAAAGCATAGGCTCTTGGGCCCAAAAAATATAGTGTTAATGCAAATTGTTTATATTCATCAGAATACCTTCTACTTTTTGgacatttagtttttaaaattgctTGAGCTTTCACTATTTGTGCTAgggatttgtttaaaaatttgtcacacatttgaaaaaatttttttaaagatttattgtCTTCCTTCTGTTTGGAAGACGCTTATGCTTTCTTTGCACTTGcacgcaatttttttatttttaatcttcttcttctttttcctggaGGGACAACTTGAAGGGGGTTTGTGTTTCAGCTGTGAAACATTCTGGAGTATGGGGCCTAGGTGGGCTAGACACTTCCTGCCTATTAAcatctgaaatataaaaatatatttaataaccaaataacaTATAAATGTTCAAAGTAGATATGTTAATGCTTATTAGTGATTAGTTGAATGCATAATACAGTTGtaggaacaataaataaaattacctgttaaCAGAAACTCTTCCATCAAAGTATCAGTTATACTATGGTTATCATCAATTGGATTTTTAATGGCAACTGGCTGCACAATATCTATTTCTGTTATACCTAAAACCACAACATAAATATTACTCAGTATGTAACCATAAGATATATGTTCTTAATAAGGCTGATAAAAGATCATTAAATTTCACAATTCCAGATCTTGTTTATACCtattatgaaaaacaacaaacaactTTGTATATAGTTGTAAGTAGATACTGATTTTTATATGACTTTTATAATAAAGCACTATAAttgtgaataaataaaaagtatctaCCTTCCAGCCTTATGACTTTCTTTAATGGTTCGTCATCGTCTGTGTGTTTTGAATACTGAAGAGTATGTGAGAAAATCATTGGATGCGCTTGTTGAAATAATCTCTTCCTTGTGTTTCCTTTGTACATGTACGCCGGTTCGAAATGTTTCTCGCACATTTTATAATTTGTATGCAATTTAACATGTTTGAAAAGCAGATCATACCTATTGGCCGCTTTCAGCCATAATTCAGCTCtaaaaaaaagtgtatttaactaaaatataaacattcagTCAACATTTGTAATacgtttgaatttaaaatttaatttgtttacctgCTACGATCAGTCGGTATTGAAAAGAGACTAATTCCAAAGAATATAGACCTAATTCCTTCACCAGTTTTCCATGGGCACCcacgaacaacacaataaaatcctCCCTTTGGTGCAGCCATCAGAATAAGTTTATTtcacaaatatattaaattaactaactaactaaattaattatactaactattaaaaaacaaacacCAAACACTTCTCAATACATAAACAAACAAGACATCAAAACTACATAAAACATGGCGGATTTCGCACATGCGCAAAGAAATTTGGATTGCGAAAAAGCCCTCTGTTTCGCTTCTGGGTTGTGATTAGTATTCTGTGCTgaaactaatttcatttggcGACAAATTCAAAACGTGTTCCGAATTTTAGGcggcaaattcaaaaaatatgctCTGAATTTTAGGCGCCAAAATTCAAAAAGTATTCTTTTAATGGAAATAGTAATAAAtgaatatagtcataaaataagaaataaaaacttattctatgccaacaaatatattctctctgtccaaaaatatagtatacacttacacattttcatatataaatgtataacataatatCTGATACAGAGAGAGTACCTATCTATTATGGTACAGGaaagtttttatttcatattttatgattatatctgttttccattacattaacaaaccaaagtctgcaaaacaaacaaaataaaacacagacATCCAGCcacttgtttatttgtataattttctttggtaaagtATTGGCAACAAATATCCTCCTCCCCCTTATTCCTTGAGTGCTTGTTAAGGTGTAGGTGGTTGGTGGTGgagacactctaaatattgttagcttgctgtctccattggctgcaaTTCTGTACCAGATGGACAACTTAATGAAGGAATTTTTCCACCAATCGTCATTTAATCttcccatcgtgttggagatcttccttttgatatacaaatatatatatatatatatatatatatatatatatatatatatatatatatatatatatatatatatatatatatatatatatatatatatatatatataattgattAGTAATGGTTTGTTGTAAGTTCTATACCTTCTAAAATACTCTGCCTTAAAGTACCATCTgtagataataaagtgtaaactctAGCATTTCTGTGATCTTGCTCTTCAGGATCATCACAAATTAGCATGTAACTCTATGTAACTATTGCCCAGAAGTAGAAGATTcatgaaaatctaaaataatgaaatattattaaaataattaagaatgtatgactttttttttataaaataaggtcAATTTTAGGAATGCAATTATAAGAATtaagagttttttttataaaataaggcaaCTTTTAGGAATGCAATAAGAGTTAagagttttaatgattttaaaatatatatatatatatatacagtagactccctctataacgagaactgtaatgacagactaattacctcgttataagccgatctcgttatatcagacaataataatactgtgcatacatatgaatctgtagttttctaaaccattaacttcctatagtgaagtcattcggagcaatataagatgctaataaatattgtttgaatggcgtttttgaaaaaaagttatttacttttattgtcaatgaaatatattaaaacataaaagagttgtttacttttattatcaatgatatacgttaaaacaaaaaagctgtacttaaatttttttccaactacataatatataaatcgtattttcaaggataacataaactattgcttctgcaattttaagaactctgttatttttaactgctttaaatggtccagtatcattctatcatatattttctaaagatgtgaaacagttgtatttattcattgtaaagaagtttattgcgggctgcagttaagtttattgaggggctgtttgaaaaggtatttatttatagccacgaccggactaaaaacgtaaaaaacacgtttttggatcttattttctctcgttataaccaaatttgcctcgctatagacggttatagttcaatagaaatttcatgggacatctaatgtatctcgttataagcgaaacctcgtaataaccgtgttcgttaaagagggagtatactgtagtaTATAAATATAACGCTAATGTTGGTTAAGATTTAAAGGTAATTtaactacaaaaacaaaataaaatcgaGTTTATATTTACTAACAAAAGTTT containing:
- the LOC140437530 gene encoding uncharacterized protein encodes the protein MEIKQEASEKTCKIKTESGACDDSLDVFKIEIKEEPKTESAYETFDHLDSNVFSVNTKAEQDEHKFTQFEGKQTTKEEGYLKEETKMENMETLIEHAEGRTLNKNTIASTGERPYKCETCFKQFITTSHLKTHLRVHTGEKPYTCEVCFKQFSFATSLRNHLRVHTGEKPYKCEICFKQFSQKCLVKIHLRRHTGEKPYKCETCLREFVTISDLKIHLRRHTGETPYKCKICLKQFTTTRLLKSHLAMHAEEKPYKCEICLKQCSGSTPLKIHLRKHTGEKPFRCEICFKQFSEAGHLKIHLRTHTGEKPYKCDICFKQFSVASSLKTHLRTHTGEKLHKCEICFKEFSEAGHWKIHLRTHTGEKPYKCEICFKQFSVASSLKSHSRVHTGEKPYSCEICSKQFSFASSLRKHLRIHTGEKS
- the LOC140436214 gene encoding uncharacterized protein is translated as MCEKHFEPAYMYKGNTRKRLFQQAHPMIFSHTLQYSKHTDDDEPLKKVIRLEGITEIDIVQPVAIKNPIDDNHSITDTLMEEFLLTDVNRQEVSSPPRPHTPECFTAETQTPFKLSLQEKEEED